One genomic window of Corynebacterium diphtheriae includes the following:
- a CDS encoding DUF3054 domain-containing protein, with the protein MKYLANDVLAALIFAILARAAHGGLEIAHILDTWWPFTIGTILGWIIQRGKQPLTFTHGAVIWVSTAATGLIFWGLRHGAIPHWSFVIVATVMSGILLLGWRGLVALFFHYRNKPKKS; encoded by the coding sequence ATGAAATACTTAGCTAATGACGTCCTCGCCGCCCTCATCTTCGCCATCCTCGCCCGCGCCGCGCACGGTGGCCTCGAAATCGCCCACATCCTAGACACATGGTGGCCTTTTACCATCGGCACCATCCTCGGCTGGATAATCCAAAGAGGAAAACAGCCACTTACTTTTACTCATGGCGCTGTCATATGGGTCAGTACTGCCGCAACTGGTCTCATTTTCTGGGGCTTACGGCATGGCGCCATTCCTCACTGGTCTTTCGTTATCGTCGCAACAGTAATGTCCGGCATTCTTCTCCTTGGTTGGCGCGGCCTTGTTGCCCTATTTTTCCACTATAGAAATAAACCCAAAAAGTCTTAG